Proteins from a genomic interval of Benincasa hispida cultivar B227 chromosome 7, ASM972705v1, whole genome shotgun sequence:
- the LOC120081747 gene encoding protein NIM1-INTERACTING 2 yields the protein MPFELFPASRSTDRGKRKREDDAGTGSQRDAVADRGKEAETATDEEVEEFFSILKRLHAATKYIEKIDGASRLLMGKRSKPTKSSEEEADEVEIRAEKIPDHKLDRNLDLDLNLEPACVESDDKTSRSQNLKTSCADSAADSCRK from the coding sequence ATGCCGTTTGAGTTGTTTCCGGCGAGTCGGAGTACGGACAGAGGGAAAAGAAAGCGGGAAGACGATGCCGGGACGGGAAGCCAGAGGGATGCGGTGGCGGACAGAGGAAAAGAAGCGGAGACGGCGACGGATGAAGAGGTGGAGGAGTTCTTCTCCATTCTGAAGCGATTACATGCGGCGACGAAATACATAGAGAAGATCGACGGTGCGAGCCGTTTGTTGATGGGAAAGAGATCGAAGCCGACGAAGTCGAGCGAGGAAGAAGCCGATGAAGTTGAAATTAGGGCAGAAAAAATTCCAGATCACAAATTGGACAGAAATTTGGATCTGGATCTGAACTTAGAGCCTGCATGCGTTGAATCGGATGATAAAACAAGCCGGAGTCAGAATCTGAAAACGTCGTGCGCCGATTCGGCCGCGGATTCTTGCCGGAAGTAG